Proteins found in one Ignavibacteriota bacterium genomic segment:
- a CDS encoding O-antigen ligase family protein has product MMNKFFKSPTNIQTMLQSREFLLQLTGLTLKLQIVSLMVSIAAAQILFGFLLIFSILLYRQGARYKPTRFDIPILVFVLARLLSIIFSEYPSESFNTITKELIFYSSFYATVFYLQHATEEERNAVLRWLFISTAIVALVASGITIVGLTKRARGFTGGGTLATHLSLTMVVALCLKEEKKIFKAPLHFWLLFLSMSIGLAFTFTRGDWLATSIALLVYGSLFNKKMVLGFIVFVSVIVLSVPYARERVTTLMNPWDHSSDRLTLWKNAVTHFDEHPFFGFGPETFHHVFNDRMNIDDKGIGAWHNDVIQIYMESGLLGVSAFVFMIGSVVYVSVVTIRRTKINHSSSAVPLMGVLLVITYLVLGSFGTPTGSITNGMLFRFLLAVIAINHQERTQ; this is encoded by the coding sequence ATGATGAATAAGTTTTTTAAGAGTCCAACAAATATACAGACGATGTTACAGTCGAGAGAATTTTTATTACAACTTACAGGATTGACTTTAAAACTTCAAATTGTTAGTCTGATGGTTTCGATTGCGGCGGCTCAAATCTTGTTCGGCTTTCTTCTCATTTTCAGCATACTGTTGTATCGGCAAGGCGCGAGATACAAACCAACGCGGTTTGATATTCCCATTCTTGTTTTTGTTCTTGCCCGCTTACTTTCTATTATTTTTTCAGAATATCCTTCAGAGAGTTTCAACACCATTACGAAGGAATTGATATTCTATTCAAGTTTCTACGCGACGGTATTCTATTTGCAACATGCCACCGAAGAGGAGAGAAATGCAGTACTACGTTGGTTATTTATTTCAACAGCGATTGTTGCACTTGTTGCTTCGGGAATAACAATTGTCGGACTGACAAAACGAGCGAGAGGATTTACCGGCGGTGGAACACTTGCCACTCACCTGAGTCTCACGATGGTAGTAGCGCTTTGTTTGAAAGAAGAAAAGAAAATATTCAAAGCGCCTCTTCATTTTTGGTTATTGTTTCTCTCGATGAGCATCGGTTTGGCATTTACATTTACAAGAGGTGATTGGCTTGCAACCTCAATTGCGCTACTCGTCTATGGTTCCTTATTTAACAAAAAAATGGTTTTGGGTTTCATAGTGTTTGTAAGCGTCATCGTTCTTTCGGTTCCTTACGCACGCGAGCGTGTTACAACCTTGATGAATCCCTGGGACCATTCAAGCGACCGACTGACACTCTGGAAAAATGCAGTGACGCATTTTGATGAACATCCATTCTTTGGTTTCGGTCCTGAAACATTTCATCATGTGTTTAATGATAGAATGAACATTGATGATAAAGGAATCGGTGCGTGGCATAATGATGTTATTCAGATTTATATGGAAAGCGGCTTGCTCGGTGTTAGCGCTTTTGTCTTTATGATTGGGTCAGTTGTATATGTCTCAGTAGTAACAATTCGACGAACAAAAATAAACCATAGTAGTTCTGCTGTGCCATTGATGGGAGTGCTTCTGGTAATTACTTATCTTGTATTGGGTAGTTTCGGCACACCGACTGGCTCTATTACGAACGGGATGCTTTTCAGATTTCTTCTTGCAGTTATTGCTATCAATCATCAGGAACGTACACAGTGA
- a CDS encoding glycosyltransferase family 2 protein gives MKTIGLSVIVITKNEERNIRECLESVKWADEIIVVDSQSNDRTVEIAREFTENIFVIEWKGYGETKNFALTKVTNEWVFWLDADERVPKELADEIKLTIQSSREMTAYKVARRAYFLGKWIKHCGWYPGYVVRLFKKDSAQFTQSLVHEKVEIAGTFGQLQHDLLHYTDDNLFHYFSKFNNYTSLAAEEMKKSGRNYSLWDVLTRPPFLFFKMYFLRLGFLDGMHGFILSAVSAFYVFVKYGKLWELYRHNSEKN, from the coding sequence ATGAAAACTATTGGTCTCTCCGTTATTGTGATAACGAAAAATGAAGAACGGAATATTCGGGAATGCCTTGAGTCGGTGAAGTGGGCTGATGAAATTATTGTTGTTGATTCTCAGAGCAATGACAGAACTGTAGAGATTGCCCGTGAGTTTACTGAAAATATTTTTGTCATCGAGTGGAAAGGGTACGGAGAGACAAAAAACTTTGCCTTGACAAAAGTAACCAACGAATGGGTATTCTGGCTTGATGCAGATGAACGAGTGCCGAAAGAACTTGCTGATGAAATCAAACTGACGATACAATCATCAAGAGAAATGACTGCGTATAAAGTTGCCCGCCGGGCATATTTTCTTGGTAAATGGATTAAACATTGTGGCTGGTATCCGGGGTATGTTGTACGATTATTCAAAAAAGACTCCGCTCAGTTCACTCAATCGCTTGTGCATGAGAAAGTGGAAATCGCTGGTACTTTCGGACAACTACAGCACGACCTGCTTCATTATACGGATGATAATTTATTTCATTACTTCTCAAAATTTAACAACTACACTTCCCTCGCGGCTGAGGAGATGAAAAAATCCGGTAGAAATTATTCACTATGGGATGTATTGACTCGTCCACCGTTTTTATTTTTCAAGATGTATTTTCTCCGGCTTGGATTTCTTGACGGGATGCACGGATTTATTCTCTCGGCAGTCTCCGCTTTTTATGTATTTGTGAAATACGGAAAATTGTGGGAACTTTACAGACATAATTCAGAAAAGAACTAA
- a CDS encoding DUF1844 domain-containing protein translates to MDSKEKDQILLIQLLAIFQGAAMQHMGKMADPVTNQIGQDLGQAQFAIDMLEMLQARMKGNLDTEEEKIFTTVLQDLRLNYVDEVTKAQSTKKEEPPATAS, encoded by the coding sequence ATGGACTCAAAAGAAAAAGATCAAATATTATTAATTCAACTTTTAGCAATCTTTCAAGGTGCGGCAATGCAACACATGGGAAAGATGGCAGATCCTGTGACGAACCAAATCGGGCAGGATTTGGGACAAGCGCAATTCGCCATTGACATGCTTGAAATGTTACAAGCGAGAATGAAAGGAAATCTTGACACGGAAGAAGAGAAAATCTTCACAACGGTACTGCAGGATTTACGACTGAACTACGTTGATGAAGTGACGAAAGCGCAATCGACAAAAAAAGAAGAACCACCTGCAACTGCGTCATGA
- a CDS encoding NAD(+)/NADH kinase, with protein MKFGIVANTTKPALKEIITDLLAYLHKCNLQIVLANDLAEWCKNNVGTDLLKNVNISSENEFVLRSDMLVALGGDGTMLSTARLVGSKGKPILGINLGKLGFLAEVSIDETHQCIDDIISDRYFLEERMVLEAKSLSDNELFYALNEIVIDKGALPRVIEMETSVDNDYMVTYSADGIILNTPTGSTAYSLASGGPIVNPSCKVITINPIAPHTLSARPVIVSDSSEIKVSVKSTGHFAHITADGQVEKFYDTPTEFLVRKADYNIKLVKRKHRTYYDLLRAKLQWGKDIRTQRTVQ; from the coding sequence ATGAAGTTCGGCATCGTAGCAAATACGACGAAGCCCGCTCTCAAGGAAATCATTACTGATTTGCTGGCGTATCTTCACAAGTGCAATTTGCAAATTGTCCTTGCGAACGACCTTGCTGAGTGGTGTAAGAATAATGTCGGGACAGATTTATTGAAGAATGTCAACATTAGTTCGGAGAATGAATTTGTTCTTCGTTCTGACATGCTCGTCGCATTGGGTGGCGATGGAACAATGCTTTCAACCGCTCGTCTCGTCGGTTCAAAAGGAAAACCAATTCTCGGAATCAATCTCGGGAAGTTGGGATTTCTTGCCGAAGTTTCGATTGACGAAACGCATCAGTGTATTGATGATATTATTTCCGACAGGTATTTTCTGGAAGAACGAATGGTTTTGGAAGCGAAAAGTCTTTCCGATAACGAACTGTTTTACGCTTTAAATGAAATTGTGATTGATAAAGGCGCATTGCCTCGCGTAATTGAAATGGAAACATCCGTTGATAATGATTACATGGTGACGTATTCTGCTGATGGAATAATTCTCAACACGCCTACCGGTTCAACAGCGTATTCGCTTGCAAGCGGCGGACCGATTGTGAATCCTTCGTGCAAAGTAATTACCATCAATCCGATTGCGCCGCATACACTCTCGGCACGGCCGGTGATTGTTTCTGATTCGAGTGAGATAAAAGTCAGTGTGAAATCCACAGGACATTTTGCTCACATCACTGCCGACGGACAAGTAGAAAAATTTTATGACACACCGACAGAGTTTCTCGTTCGAAAAGCCGATTACAACATCAAACTTGTCAAGCGGAAGCATCGAACATACTATGATTTGTTAAGAGCAAAACTTCAGTGGGGGAAAGATATTCGGACACAAAGAACGGTACAATGA
- the radA gene encoding DNA repair protein RadA, which produces MKVQTKYICQACGYESPRWIGKCPNCSQWNTFQEEVAQKVSARKTVKQTQLQAVPLDEIIIDEGQRIQTSNSEFDRVLGGGIVLGSVILLGGDPGVGKSTLMMQLAGQLQNYVVLYISGEESAKQIKLRAERLGMKGQKKLLLFTETNIDVINEVIEQSPPDILIVDSIQTMYRPLFESTPGSLGQIRECTSAFVKIAKTKSIPVFLIGHVTKEGVIAGPKVIEHMVDTVLQFEGERHYSYRILRALKNRFGSTNEIGVFEMRESGLTEVPNPSEVFLSERASGTSGSTVVASIEGTRPILVEVQALVTPTSYGTPQRNATGFDLRRLALLIAVLEKRVGVLLGGSDVFVNIAGGLRIDEPAIDLGVAVSIVSSLRDKTIDSQSAVVGEIGLSGEVRTVSQLEKRIQEAAKLGFKRIVVPQNGMKGVLKNLDIEIIGVERVEEAVDVLLK; this is translated from the coding sequence ATGAAAGTCCAAACAAAATACATTTGTCAGGCGTGTGGTTACGAATCGCCGCGCTGGATAGGGAAATGTCCCAATTGTTCACAATGGAATACGTTTCAGGAAGAAGTCGCTCAGAAAGTTTCTGCAAGGAAAACAGTCAAGCAAACTCAATTGCAAGCCGTTCCGTTGGATGAAATCATTATTGATGAAGGACAACGGATACAAACATCGAACTCGGAGTTTGACCGCGTGCTTGGCGGTGGAATTGTTCTTGGCTCGGTGATTTTGTTAGGCGGTGACCCGGGCGTGGGTAAATCAACATTGATGATGCAACTTGCAGGTCAACTTCAAAATTATGTTGTACTATATATTTCGGGTGAAGAATCGGCTAAGCAAATTAAACTTCGTGCTGAACGGCTTGGGATGAAGGGACAAAAGAAATTGCTGCTTTTCACTGAGACGAACATAGACGTCATCAACGAGGTGATTGAACAATCACCTCCCGACATTCTGATTGTTGATTCAATCCAAACAATGTATCGTCCCTTATTTGAAAGCACCCCGGGAAGTTTAGGACAAATCCGTGAGTGTACGTCTGCCTTTGTGAAGATAGCAAAGACGAAATCCATTCCCGTTTTTCTTATCGGACATGTTACGAAAGAGGGAGTGATTGCCGGACCAAAAGTGATTGAGCACATGGTTGACACAGTTCTTCAGTTTGAAGGTGAACGGCATTACAGTTATCGAATCTTGCGGGCATTAAAAAATCGTTTCGGCTCGACGAATGAAATCGGAGTGTTTGAAATGCGGGAATCGGGTCTGACAGAAGTACCGAATCCGTCAGAAGTATTTTTATCTGAGCGGGCATCGGGAACTTCCGGTTCGACGGTGGTTGCAAGCATCGAAGGCACGCGCCCGATTTTGGTTGAAGTGCAGGCGCTTGTTACACCAACGAGTTATGGAACGCCTCAACGTAACGCTACAGGATTTGATTTGCGTCGGCTTGCACTGCTTATCGCCGTGTTGGAGAAACGCGTTGGTGTTTTACTCGGTGGCTCGGATGTGTTTGTGAACATCGCGGGCGGATTACGGATAGATGAACCGGCAATTGATTTGGGAGTCGCGGTTTCCATTGTTTCAAGTTTGCGCGATAAAACGATTGATTCTCAGAGCGCAGTTGTTGGAGAAATCGGGTTGAGCGGTGAAGTGCGAACAGTCAGTCAATTGGAGAAACGAATCCAGGAAGCGGCAAAGTTAGGCTTCAAGAGAATCGTTGTTCCGCAAAACGGAATGAAAGGCGTTCTGAAAAATCTCGACATCGAAATTATCGGAGTAGAGAGAGTGGAAGAAGCCGTTGATGTTTTGTTGAAGTAG
- a CDS encoding XTP/dITP diphosphatase: protein MHKLLLATRNKGKLIEISALLSGLPFEIHSVLEFPNIPEVVEDGETLEANALKKAREVFMASNIPTIADDSGLEVYSLNMMPGVISARYAGENITYAENNQKLFNELKNTPPELRKARFRCVIAYISPTEERLFEGVCEGSILEEERGKNGFGYDPLFVPSGFSETFAELTLETKNKISHRAQALMQLKKHLSCIK, encoded by the coding sequence ATGCATAAACTTCTTCTTGCAACGCGCAATAAGGGCAAACTGATAGAAATCTCTGCATTGCTTTCCGGGCTTCCGTTTGAGATACATTCAGTCTTGGAATTTCCGAACATTCCTGAAGTTGTGGAAGATGGAGAAACGCTTGAAGCAAATGCCTTGAAGAAAGCACGGGAGGTTTTCATGGCATCAAACATTCCTACTATCGCAGACGATTCCGGCTTGGAAGTGTATTCTTTGAATATGATGCCCGGAGTTATCTCGGCACGTTACGCGGGAGAAAATATTACCTATGCAGAAAACAATCAAAAATTATTCAACGAACTGAAGAACACCCCGCCCGAACTTCGGAAGGCAAGATTCAGATGCGTGATTGCATATATCTCTCCAACGGAGGAACGACTCTTCGAAGGAGTTTGTGAAGGAAGTATACTCGAGGAGGAACGGGGCAAGAATGGATTCGGCTATGACCCGCTTTTCGTTCCAAGTGGCTTCTCAGAAACTTTTGCCGAACTCACATTGGAGACAAAAAACAAAATCAGTCATCGTGCTCAGGCATTGATGCAATTGAAAAAACACCTTTCCTGTATCAAATAG
- a CDS encoding DUF4905 domain-containing protein, which produces MSFLKIFKQAKLDYSWKYETNGVLWRLLPTTNHLFVGEDRNLETKQVTFFCLDARNGKVLWNNLSFTEPWWMSIESVSNNILFLHEFATPDMPDHKKIYAIQIDTAQILWMNDELQFHFADGQHVYGSKSGFESRQYFRLDSSNGTVLEEVSALEFQQLQTKTFGPTATEITFLQEVEDVETLKKNYQKLPSKILKNPQPMEWCERNGRLLLSYYSPVQEKGNSNMSLQQHIIIADREGRLLYQDIVNEQLRIPLPDSVMEMHGIVYYIKNKKCLIAVRAIE; this is translated from the coding sequence ATGAGCTTCCTGAAAATTTTCAAGCAAGCAAAATTAGATTACTCATGGAAATACGAAACGAACGGGGTTCTGTGGCGATTGCTACCGACGACGAATCATTTATTTGTCGGTGAAGACAGAAATCTTGAAACGAAGCAAGTTACATTCTTTTGTCTCGATGCAAGGAACGGAAAAGTTCTATGGAATAATCTCTCGTTCACCGAACCATGGTGGATGAGCATTGAAAGCGTCTCCAACAACATCTTATTTTTGCATGAGTTTGCAACGCCTGATATGCCAGACCACAAAAAGATTTATGCTATTCAAATTGACACGGCACAAATACTGTGGATGAACGATGAACTGCAATTTCATTTTGCGGATGGACAGCACGTTTATGGTTCCAAGAGCGGATTTGAATCAAGACAATATTTTCGTCTTGATAGTTCAAACGGAACGGTCCTTGAAGAAGTAAGCGCACTTGAATTTCAACAACTTCAAACGAAAACGTTTGGACCGACTGCAACAGAAATTACTTTTTTGCAGGAAGTGGAAGATGTCGAAACGCTGAAAAAGAATTATCAGAAGTTACCATCAAAGATTCTGAAGAATCCTCAACCGATGGAATGGTGCGAACGGAATGGAAGACTGCTTCTATCGTACTATAGTCCGGTTCAGGAAAAAGGTAACAGCAATATGTCGCTTCAGCAACATATTATCATTGCAGATAGAGAGGGTCGGCTTCTCTATCAGGACATAGTAAACGAACAGCTGAGGATTCCGCTTCCGGATTCTGTTATGGAAATGCATGGGATTGTTTACTATATCAAAAACAAAAAATGTCTCATCGCAGTTAGAGCGATTGAATAA
- a CDS encoding PhzF family phenazine biosynthesis protein has product MTTIRIKHIDTFTKTPHNGNPAAVVLDAEGLTDTQMASVAREMNLAETAFILQPKHKNADVKIRWFTPLGELTMSGHATIAALYALAEENLFGMNKPGKHRLSVETNDGVLPAIIEKNQDSIYVSVRFAPPDYEKAGQYKVDLIRLLNISVGEFDQFLTIQRNGFLFAPLRRLHTLFNLKPNIDAINSFLSKRDFEGLCVFTTETIERKSLIHSRVFAPHVGIDEDPVTGFTHCSLALYLHEKELIPNKNGRYIFQAEQGDVVGRKGRLDVEVVTEENQPTGVIIGGYAITVLEGELRLPD; this is encoded by the coding sequence ATGACTACGATACGAATTAAGCACATTGATACATTCACAAAAACTCCGCATAACGGAAACCCCGCGGCTGTTGTTCTTGATGCCGAGGGGTTGACAGATACTCAAATGGCATCTGTTGCGAGGGAAATGAATCTGGCAGAAACCGCGTTCATCTTGCAACCAAAACATAAGAATGCGGATGTGAAAATCCGTTGGTTTACTCCGCTTGGTGAATTAACCATGAGTGGACATGCGACGATTGCCGCACTCTATGCTCTTGCAGAGGAGAATCTCTTCGGTATGAATAAGCCGGGGAAGCATCGTTTATCTGTTGAAACGAACGATGGAGTTCTTCCGGCAATAATCGAAAAAAATCAGGATTCAATTTATGTTTCCGTACGCTTCGCCCCACCGGACTATGAAAAAGCCGGTCAATATAAAGTTGACCTCATCCGGCTTCTGAATATTTCTGTTGGCGAGTTCGACCAGTTCCTGACAATTCAGCGAAACGGTTTTTTGTTTGCACCCCTCAGAAGGCTTCATACCTTATTCAACCTGAAACCCAATATTGATGCAATCAATTCTTTCCTGAGTAAAAGAGATTTTGAAGGATTGTGTGTTTTCACCACCGAAACAATAGAGAGAAAATCGTTAATTCATTCACGGGTTTTTGCTCCGCACGTCGGTATTGATGAAGACCCGGTCACCGGCTTTACACACTGTTCACTCGCACTATATTTGCACGAAAAAGAATTGATTCCCAACAAGAACGGGCGTTATATTTTTCAGGCGGAACAAGGCGATGTTGTAGGGAGAAAGGGAAGGTTGGATGTTGAAGTTGTAACCGAAGAAAACCAACCGACCGGAGTTATCATCGGCGGATATGCAATCACTGTGCTTGAAGGCGAATTACGTCTTCCCGACTAA
- a CDS encoding (Fe-S)-binding protein → MTLQPVIFAIVLLASFINFGLSVRRLITFLNIGKPEARNDNPKKRISNVLAIAFGHTKLLREPLAGVMHFFIFWGFVILLLAILESIGEGFFPGFSFSFLGILYKPLVFLQDIVGGLVIISIGIALYRRYISKPKRLDVTGHAQFDATLILMMILMIMLSMFGQNAVRIGLGIDEGNSARVISASLSSLFAGTSEGGREVWFTMFWWIHMGFVLGFMNYLPNSKHLHIMSSIPNVYFAKHEPRGTLKTLNLADETLTKFGASDVEDFTWKQLLDGYACTECGRCTDSCPANITGKPLSPKKIIVDIRHRLMEKAPLLINNSRLTTHGSQTSNPEPQTGLLTKQLVDNYITEDELWACTSCMACVQECPVQIEHVDSIVDMRRYLVLNESRFPKELQTTFTNLERNFTPWAFSHASRADWAEGLNIPRMSEKPNAEYLFWVGCAGSYDARYKKVTQAFAELMRIANIDFAILGTEEKCNGDPARRAGNEYLAQTLMMDNLTTLNNYNVKKIVTTCPHCFNVFKNEYPQLGGKYEVVHHTDFIQNLITTGKLKLSNENRAKITYHDSCYLGRYNQVYDSPRETLRTIPGVELVEMNRTRDKGFCCGAGGARMFMEETTGKRVNIERTEEALTLKPDVIGTACPFCMTMMTDGVKDKEASDNVQVKDIAELVLEAINSSH, encoded by the coding sequence ATGACCTTACAGCCTGTAATTTTTGCTATTGTACTTCTCGCTTCATTCATCAACTTCGGACTGAGTGTCCGCAGGCTGATTACTTTTTTAAACATCGGGAAACCGGAAGCACGGAACGATAACCCGAAAAAAAGAATCAGCAATGTTCTCGCCATTGCGTTCGGACATACGAAACTTCTGCGTGAACCGCTTGCCGGGGTGATGCACTTCTTTATCTTCTGGGGCTTTGTCATTCTTCTCCTCGCCATTCTCGAATCTATCGGCGAAGGATTTTTCCCTGGGTTCTCTTTTTCATTTCTCGGAATACTTTACAAACCGTTAGTTTTTCTTCAGGATATTGTTGGCGGCTTGGTAATTATTTCCATTGGAATTGCCTTGTATCGAAGATATATCTCGAAACCGAAACGGTTGGATGTAACCGGACATGCACAATTCGATGCGACATTAATTTTGATGATGATATTAATGATAATGCTTTCAATGTTCGGGCAAAATGCAGTACGCATCGGTTTGGGAATAGATGAAGGGAATAGCGCAAGAGTAATTTCCGCCTCGTTATCTTCGCTGTTTGCAGGAACTTCGGAAGGAGGGAGAGAAGTGTGGTTTACGATGTTCTGGTGGATACACATGGGATTCGTGCTTGGGTTTATGAACTATCTCCCGAACTCGAAACATCTCCATATTATGTCTTCGATTCCGAATGTGTACTTTGCAAAACACGAACCGCGCGGAACGCTCAAAACGCTTAATCTCGCTGATGAGACTCTTACAAAGTTCGGCGCGTCCGATGTAGAAGATTTTACATGGAAACAACTTCTCGATGGGTACGCTTGTACCGAGTGCGGACGATGCACTGACTCGTGCCCCGCGAACATCACCGGCAAACCGCTTTCTCCAAAGAAAATCATTGTTGATATCCGCCACCGCCTGATGGAAAAGGCGCCATTACTAATTAACAACTCACGACTCACGACTCACGGCTCACAAACCTCAAACCCCGAACCTCAAACCGGGTTACTTACAAAACAACTTGTTGACAACTACATAACAGAGGACGAACTCTGGGCGTGTACAAGTTGCATGGCGTGTGTTCAGGAATGTCCCGTGCAGATTGAACATGTAGATTCAATTGTTGATATGCGACGGTATCTTGTGTTGAATGAATCCCGCTTTCCGAAAGAATTACAGACGACGTTCACGAATCTCGAACGGAACTTCACTCCGTGGGCGTTCAGCCATGCTTCGCGGGCGGATTGGGCGGAGGGATTGAACATTCCCCGAATGTCGGAGAAACCGAACGCCGAATATTTGTTCTGGGTCGGATGTGCGGGCTCGTACGATGCACGATATAAAAAAGTAACACAAGCATTTGCCGAATTAATGCGCATTGCAAACATTGATTTTGCTATTCTCGGCACAGAAGAAAAATGTAACGGCGACCCAGCTCGCAGAGCAGGGAACGAATATTTAGCGCAGACGCTGATGATGGATAATCTGACGACATTGAATAACTACAACGTCAAAAAGATTGTTACAACCTGCCCGCATTGTTTCAATGTATTCAAGAACGAATACCCGCAACTCGGAGGGAAGTATGAAGTTGTTCACCATACCGATTTTATTCAGAACCTGATTACTACGGGAAAACTCAAACTCTCGAACGAGAACCGAGCGAAGATAACATATCATGATTCGTGCTATCTCGGAAGATATAATCAAGTGTATGATTCGCCCCGTGAAACACTGAGAACAATTCCGGGAGTCGAACTTGTTGAGATGAACCGCACGCGTGACAAAGGGTTCTGTTGCGGCGCAGGAGGCGCTAGAATGTTTATGGAAGAAACCACAGGCAAGCGTGTCAACATCGAACGAACAGAAGAAGCCCTAACACTCAAGCCCGATGTCATTGGAACCGCCTGCCCCTTCTGTATGACAATGATGACAGATGGTGTGAAGGACAAAGAAGCCTCAGACAACGTACAAGTGAAGGATATTGCAGAGTTAGTGCTGGAAGCAATCAATTCCTCTCATTAA
- a CDS encoding DUF4258 domain-containing protein, protein MKPIRFSLHAEERLAARKLRHSTIEQVVRNPEQIVPDEDDINRQIHQSLIEESGKQKLLRVIVEEDSSEIVVITVYSTSQITRYWK, encoded by the coding sequence TTGAAGCCTATTCGATTTTCGCTCCATGCTGAAGAACGACTTGCTGCTCGCAAGTTACGACACAGCACTATTGAACAAGTCGTTCGAAATCCTGAACAAATTGTTCCCGATGAGGATGATATCAACAGGCAAATACATCAATCGCTCATCGAAGAGAGCGGAAAACAAAAATTGCTTCGAGTCATTGTCGAAGAGGACTCTTCAGAAATTGTTGTTATTACAGTTTATAGTACTTCACAAATTACACGATATTGGAAATAA
- a CDS encoding DUF2283 domain-containing protein produces the protein MDIKYDKETDSLSIVFLENTIEDSDEIRAGVIADFDKDGSLVSIEILNASKKVGRLNEIGFNKKVLQVA, from the coding sequence ATGGATATAAAATACGACAAGGAAACAGATAGTCTTTCGATTGTTTTTTTAGAAAATACAATTGAAGATTCGGATGAAATTAGAGCCGGAGTTATCGCCGACTTTGATAAAGATGGCTCTCTCGTCTCCATCGAAATATTGAATGCCTCGAAGAAAGTAGGAAGGCTAAACGAAATAGGATTTAATAAGAAGGTGCTACAAGTTGCATAA
- a CDS encoding toll/interleukin-1 receptor domain-containing protein produces MSKQKNMRNTEHEKRNVQETRVSNFQYSSFISYRRNDGDEVFMKKFKDIIASEAFKVTNIKNVFFDENSIQWGNEFDEKIYDGIVACYFFIPFYHNTYLHEDNLWCAKELYRAIEVEKKIRDNHEKGYCFILPIIYRGSASAFPTCIGNKNAKEIKLLRHIVLSNKSSAALEQFKDDIYEIFLQNFKLLTADVSFTELCADIPIPTDDEIKAWIREQKEQQRVTESNNPPRMKKNEY; encoded by the coding sequence ATGAGTAAACAAAAAAACATGCGTAATACAGAACATGAAAAACGTAATGTTCAAGAAACCCGTGTTTCGAATTTCCAGTATTCAAGTTTTATAAGTTATAGGCGAAATGACGGCGATGAAGTATTTATGAAAAAATTTAAGGATATCATTGCATCGGAAGCCTTTAAAGTTACAAATATTAAAAATGTATTTTTTGATGAAAATTCAATTCAATGGGGGAATGAATTTGATGAGAAGATTTATGATGGAATAGTCGCCTGCTATTTTTTTATCCCGTTTTATCATAACACTTATTTACATGAAGATAACCTTTGGTGCGCGAAGGAACTGTATCGAGCCATTGAAGTGGAAAAAAAGATACGCGATAATCATGAAAAGGGTTATTGTTTTATTCTTCCAATCATATATCGAGGCTCGGCAAGTGCATTTCCAACGTGTATCGGGAATAAAAATGCAAAAGAGATAAAACTTCTAAGGCACATTGTGTTAAGTAATAAATCAAGTGCTGCATTAGAACAATTTAAAGATGATATCTATGAAATATTTTTGCAGAATTTTAAATTGTTAACAGCGGATGTAAGTTTCACAGAATTGTGTGCCGATATACCTATTCCTACAGATGATGAAATAAAAGCATGGATAAGAGAGCAAAAAGAACAACAAAGAGTAACTGAATCCAATAACCCGCCAAGAATGAAGAAAAATGAATATTAA